The genomic region TCTCGCTTTTTGAGCGAGCTTATAAAAATTTTCTCCGGCGTATTTGGAATGGATCAAACCGGAAAGAAGTCCTATCTGCGCACCTCGTTCCGATCTTCCTTCCTCGGGCAAAGTGATTTCGGAATCCCAATGAAGAACGCTGAGAATATTTCTAAGCGTAGAAATCTCTTGATAAGCGGCTCTATATTCCGCGAAGGATTTTAATTCGTTCCGAATCGAATCGGAAAAAAGGTTCTCATACTCTTTCATCTCATTGGATAGTAAAAAATCTTCTTTTAGATTGACAAGTACCCTAACCCTAAAAAAATGATTTTTGCACGATTCGCGGGCATGGTGTAATGGCTAGCACTGTAGCCTTCCAAGCTTCCAGTGAGGGTTCGAGTCCCTCTGCCCGCATAATCTTTCCTACCTCTTCCTCAAAAAGCTGGCTTCCAAACAACCCTACAGACGATCAGAGATCGCTCGTATTAAAATTTTCAAAAAAACTGGGGCGATGCCCTAAAAAGAGTTTAGAATATTCTAAAATTGGAATGAACGAATAGGGCGGGTTTCAGCAGAACAAGAAATCGGTCCCGTTTCAGGAACCGATCCGAGATATTCCGAAAATTCGATTCTATCTCCGAATCGAACTTTCCGATCTATTGTTTTGAATCTCATTCAAGAAAACGATGTTTGTACTTTCGTTTTCCAAAATGTTATCTGCAAGAGTCTCCAACAACTTTCCGATCTTTTTACTTCGGGAAGGGTCCGGCTTACGGGAGATTCTTTCCGGTTTGGTTTCCGGGTTATCTTCGTTCGCTCGGGAATACACGGGAATCCTCCAAAAGGGTGTAAGGGAAAGAATGCGTTCCGAATTTAGGCTCTGTCAAGCTCAATCCTTCTCGTCGATTTCAATTCCGGCGTGTTTTTCGAGATTCTTGATTCTCTTCGACCATTTCTGGAAATTCACGAGGTGACGGATATTGACTCTAACTTTTTGATATTCGGGGAAGGTAAGCCCATAGTCCCAACCTACGAAGATATCCTTTTTCTTCGGAGAATTTCTTAAAGAAGAACCTCCCGCGACAATGGTTCCCGCTGGTACATGCAAATGATCGGAGACAGCACAAGCGCCACCGATGATCACGTTATCTTCTACGATCGTACTTCCTGCAACGCCGCTCTGTCCGGCGATGATGATATTCTTTCCTAATATACAATTATGAGCGACGTGAACCATATTATCAAATTTGCAACCGTCGCCGATGATCGTATCTTCGATGCCGCCTCGATCGACCGTGCACAACGAACCGATTTCAACGTCGTCTCCGATTCTTACCGTTCCCACGTGAGGAATTTTATGATGAATTCCGTTGACGGTAACGAATTTATATCCGTCTCCTCCGATGGAACAGTTACCGGAACAGATGAATCTTTTTCCGATGATCACTCCGTGTTGAATGGAAGAATTCGGTCCGATATGAGAATCTTCTCCGATCGTTACATCTCTAGAAATCTTTACTCCGTCTTCGAGATATGTGTTCGCGCCGATCACGGAATTTTCACCGATGACAACGTATTCTCCCACGGTAACTCCCGCTCCCAACTTAGCGCTCGGATGAATTATCGCGGTGGATGAAATTTTTCCGGACGGGACATAAGGAGGATATACGGAATTTAAAATTTCGACGAGGCTTAGCTCGGGATTTGAAACAACGAGACAAGGAAGCGTTATTTCTTTTGCAAAGTCTTCAGTGGTTAAGATTGCGCTCGAAAGAGTGTTCTTAACTTCGGATAACATTTTCTTTGTGGAAAGAAAGCTGATGGAATTCTTCGCTCCCGGAGTAATCGGGGTTACCTTTTCAATCAAGATCGTATCAGGAGCCGCTGAATTCGTAATCTTGGATCCGCTTACTTTTTGAGCGAGATCGGATAGTTTAATATGGGGCATGTTTCCCTCGTTTTAATTGGTTGATACACGGAGA from Leptospira kmetyi serovar Malaysia str. Bejo-Iso9 harbors:
- the lpxD gene encoding UDP-3-O-(3-hydroxymyristoyl)glucosamine N-acyltransferase, producing the protein MPHIKLSDLAQKVSGSKITNSAAPDTILIEKVTPITPGAKNSISFLSTKKMLSEVKNTLSSAILTTEDFAKEITLPCLVVSNPELSLVEILNSVYPPYVPSGKISSTAIIHPSAKLGAGVTVGEYVVIGENSVIGANTYLEDGVKISRDVTIGEDSHIGPNSSIQHGVIIGKRFICSGNCSIGGDGYKFVTVNGIHHKIPHVGTVRIGDDVEIGSLCTVDRGGIEDTIIGDGCKFDNMVHVAHNCILGKNIIIAGQSGVAGSTIVEDNVIIGGACAVSDHLHVPAGTIVAGGSSLRNSPKKKDIFVGWDYGLTFPEYQKVRVNIRHLVNFQKWSKRIKNLEKHAGIEIDEKD